The following are from one region of the Cottoperca gobio chromosome 13, fCotGob3.1, whole genome shotgun sequence genome:
- the srsf7a gene encoding serine and arginine rich splicing factor 7a codes for MREEMSHYSSSRSSSRATDCKVYVGDLGNGAAKGELERAFSYYGPLRTVWVARNPPGFAFVEFEDPRDAEDAVKGMDAKILCGSRVRVELSTGLSRKGRGRPSRRQFDPNDRCYQCGDRGHYAYDCYRFSKRGGGRRSRSRSHSRSRSRSRSRGRHYRSRSRSRSHSRSRRRSPSYSRRRSRSGSPARSKSRTPVRSRSRSRSRSTSAPRGRSAPRGRSAPRGRSAPRGRSVSRSRSRSKSANHKRNSRSRSTSPHRSPTPAAD; via the exons AT GCGAGAAGAGATGTCGCACTATTCATCCTCCCGTAGTTCGTCTCGGGCCACCGACTGTAAAGTGTATGTGGGTGACTTAGGCAATGGTGCTGCCAAGGGAGAGCTGGAGCGAGCATTCAGTTATTATGGCCCACTGAGAACCGTCTGGGTGGCCAGGAATCCACCTGGGTTTGCCTTTGTGGAATTTGAGGATCCCAGAGATGCAGAAGATGCTGTGAAAGGCATGGATGCAAA GATTCTTTGTGGGTCCCGTGTTCGTGTGGAGCTGTCAACAGGCCTCTCCAGGAAGGGGCGTGGGCGCCCCAGCCGCCGCCAGTTCGACCCCAATGATCGGTGTTACCAGTGTGGGGACAGGGGCCACTATGCCTATGACTGCTACCGCTTTagcaagagaggaggaggccgTCGCAGCAG GTCTCGCTCTCATTCTCGCTCTCGCTCCAGGTCCAGGTCCCGTGGACGACATTATCGTTCGCGCTCCCGCAGCCGTAGCCACAGTCG GAGTCGTCGCCGATCTCCATCGTATTCCAGACGCAGGAGCCG GTCTGGCTCCCCAGCACGTTCCAAGTCCAGGACTCCAGTGAGAAG TCGTTCCAGATCTCGCTCTCGGTCCACCTCTGCACCCAGAGGTCGCTCTGCGCCCAGAGGTCGCTCTGCGCCCAGAGGTCGCTCTGCGCCCAGAGGACGCTCCGTCTCCCGTTCCCGCTCACGATCTAAGTCCGCCAATCACAAAAGAAACAG TCGTTCCCGTTCAACAAGTCCTCATCGAAGCCCTACGCCAGCAGCTGACTGA
- the LOC115017609 gene encoding heterogeneous nuclear ribonucleoprotein L-like isoform X4, with protein MATAASRYYSEDGRATKRQKTDGMATGYEDPHKTLPSVVVHVRGLVDGVTEADLVEALQEFGAISYVVVMPKKRQALVEYEDMNGSSTAVTYAADNQVYIAGHPAFINYSTSQKISRPGDSDDSRSVNNVLLLTIMNPIYPITTDVLYTICNNCGPVQRIVIFRKNGVQAMVEFDSVQSAQRAKASLNGADIYSGCCTLKIEYAKPTRLNVFKNDQDTWDYTNPNLGGPDGDADGNGSNSDDVNANPNKRQRQPALLGDHPPEYGGGYHGYDESYGSPPYEGRRMGPPMRGRGGRNFGPGYGPPPPPPGEYGGHAESPVVMLYGLEPVKMNADRVFNIFCLYGNVERVKFMKSKPGAAMVEMGDCYAVDRAITHLNNNFLFGQRLNVCVSKQQAIVPGQCYELEDGSSSFKDFHGSRNNRFTSPEQAAKNRIQHPSNVLHFFNAQPDVTPEIFTQICEEIGVKNPVNVKMFTGKSGAAPSDRSASGLLEWESINDAMEALAMMNHYQMKNAAGPYPYTLKLCFSTVQHAN; from the exons ATGGCTACTGCAGCGAGCCGTTACTACAGCGAAGACGGCAGGGCAACGAAACGACAGAAAACCGACGGAATGGCCACG GGATACGAAGATCCACACAAGACCCTTCCGTCTGTGGTGGTGCACGTCCGGGGGCTGGTCGATGGTGTTACAGAGGCTGACCTTGTTGAGGCCTTGCAAGAATTTGGAGCAATCAG ctATGTGGTGGTGATGCCTAAGAAGCGCCAGGCACTGGTCGAGTACGAAGACATGAACGGATCATCCACGGCCGTAACCTATGCTGCAGACAACCAAGTTTACATCGCCGGCCACCCGGCCTTTATCAACTACTCCACCAGCCAGAAGATCTCCAGGCCGGGAGACTCTGATGACTCGAGAAGTGTTAACAATGTTCTTCTGCTCACCATCATGAACCCCATCTACCCCATCACCACG GATGTCCTCTACACCATCTGCAACAACTGTGGGCCTGTCCAGAGAATCGTCATCTTCAGGAAGAACGGCGTCCAGGCGATGGTTGA ATTTGACTCTGTGCAAAGTGCCCAGCGGGCCAAGGCCTCACTCAACGGAGCAGATATCTACTCTGGCTGCTGCACGCTGAAGATCGAGTATGCGAAG CCCACTCGTCTGAATGTGTTCAAGAATGACCAAGACACCTGGGACTACACAAACCCCAACCTGGGAGGCCCAG ATGGTGACGCAGATGGCAATGGGAGCAATTCAG ATGACGTAAATGCCAACCCCAACAAGCGGCAGAGACAGCCGGCTTTGCTGGGCGACCACCCTCCAGAGTACG GAGGTGGCTACCATGGTTACGACGAGAGCTACGGGTCCCCACCCTACGAGGGTCGTCGCATGGGTCCACCAATGAGAGGGCGTGGAGGGAGAAACTTCGGGCCAGGCTACggacctcctccccctcctcctggcGAGTATGGTGGCCACGCTGAGTCTCCGGTTGTCATGTTGTACGGATTGGAGCCTGTGAAGATGAACGCCGACCGTGTCTTCAACATCTTTTGTCTCTATGGCAATGTAGAGCGG GTGAAGTTCATGAAGAGTAAGCCTGGGGCTGCCATGGTGGAAATGGGAGACTGCTATGCAGTGGACCGTGCAATCACTCACCTCAACAACAACTTCCTCTTTGGACAGAGACTGAATGTGTG tGTGTCCAAGCAGCAAGCCATCGTACCTGGTCAGTGCTATGAGCTGGAGGATGGCTCGAGCAGTTTCAAGGACTTCCACGGCTCCAGGAACAACCGGTTCACCTCGCCGGAACAGGCGGCCAAAAACCGCATCCAACACCCGAGCAACGTGTTGCACTTCTTTAACGCCCAGCCAGACGTCACGCCAGAGATTTTCACTCAG ATTTGTGAGGAGATTGGTGTGAAGAACCCCGTCAACGTCAAAATGTTCACAGGAAAGA GTGGTGCAGCTCCCAGTGACCGCAGTGCTTCAGGGCTGCTGGAGTGGGAGTCCATCAATGATGCCATGGAGGCCCTGGCCATGATGAACCACTACCAGATGAAAAACGCAG ctGGTCCTTACCCTTACACCCTCAAACTGTGCTTCTCCACTGTGCAGCACGCCAACTGA
- the LOC115017609 gene encoding heterogeneous nuclear ribonucleoprotein L-like isoform X1: MATAASRYYSEDGRATKRQKTDGMATGYEDPHKTLPSVVVHVRGLVDGVTEADLVEALQEFGAISYVVVMPKKRQALVEYEDMNGSSTAVTYAADNQVYIAGHPAFINYSTSQKISRPGDSDDSRSVNNVLLLTIMNPIYPITTDVLYTICNNCGPVQRIVIFRKNGVQAMVEFDSVQSAQRAKASLNGADIYSGCCTLKIEYAKPTRLNVFKNDQDTWDYTNPNLGGPDGDADGNGSNSVETDDVNANPNKRQRQPALLGDHPPEYGGGYHGYDESYGSPPYEGRRMGPPMRGRGGRNFGPGYGPPPPPPGEYGGHAESPVVMLYGLEPVKMNADRVFNIFCLYGNVERVKFMKSKPGAAMVEMGDCYAVDRAITHLNNNFLFGQRLNVCVSKQQAIVPGQCYELEDGSSSFKDFHGSRNNRFTSPEQAAKNRIQHPSNVLHFFNAQPDVTPEIFTQICEEIGVKNPVNVKMFTGKSGAAPSDRSASGLLEWESINDAMEALAMMNHYQMKNAVMTVVSTRKTAGPYPYTLKLCFSTVQHAN; encoded by the exons ATGGCTACTGCAGCGAGCCGTTACTACAGCGAAGACGGCAGGGCAACGAAACGACAGAAAACCGACGGAATGGCCACG GGATACGAAGATCCACACAAGACCCTTCCGTCTGTGGTGGTGCACGTCCGGGGGCTGGTCGATGGTGTTACAGAGGCTGACCTTGTTGAGGCCTTGCAAGAATTTGGAGCAATCAG ctATGTGGTGGTGATGCCTAAGAAGCGCCAGGCACTGGTCGAGTACGAAGACATGAACGGATCATCCACGGCCGTAACCTATGCTGCAGACAACCAAGTTTACATCGCCGGCCACCCGGCCTTTATCAACTACTCCACCAGCCAGAAGATCTCCAGGCCGGGAGACTCTGATGACTCGAGAAGTGTTAACAATGTTCTTCTGCTCACCATCATGAACCCCATCTACCCCATCACCACG GATGTCCTCTACACCATCTGCAACAACTGTGGGCCTGTCCAGAGAATCGTCATCTTCAGGAAGAACGGCGTCCAGGCGATGGTTGA ATTTGACTCTGTGCAAAGTGCCCAGCGGGCCAAGGCCTCACTCAACGGAGCAGATATCTACTCTGGCTGCTGCACGCTGAAGATCGAGTATGCGAAG CCCACTCGTCTGAATGTGTTCAAGAATGACCAAGACACCTGGGACTACACAAACCCCAACCTGGGAGGCCCAG ATGGTGACGCAGATGGCAATGGGAGCAATTCAG tcgaaacag ATGACGTAAATGCCAACCCCAACAAGCGGCAGAGACAGCCGGCTTTGCTGGGCGACCACCCTCCAGAGTACG GAGGTGGCTACCATGGTTACGACGAGAGCTACGGGTCCCCACCCTACGAGGGTCGTCGCATGGGTCCACCAATGAGAGGGCGTGGAGGGAGAAACTTCGGGCCAGGCTACggacctcctccccctcctcctggcGAGTATGGTGGCCACGCTGAGTCTCCGGTTGTCATGTTGTACGGATTGGAGCCTGTGAAGATGAACGCCGACCGTGTCTTCAACATCTTTTGTCTCTATGGCAATGTAGAGCGG GTGAAGTTCATGAAGAGTAAGCCTGGGGCTGCCATGGTGGAAATGGGAGACTGCTATGCAGTGGACCGTGCAATCACTCACCTCAACAACAACTTCCTCTTTGGACAGAGACTGAATGTGTG tGTGTCCAAGCAGCAAGCCATCGTACCTGGTCAGTGCTATGAGCTGGAGGATGGCTCGAGCAGTTTCAAGGACTTCCACGGCTCCAGGAACAACCGGTTCACCTCGCCGGAACAGGCGGCCAAAAACCGCATCCAACACCCGAGCAACGTGTTGCACTTCTTTAACGCCCAGCCAGACGTCACGCCAGAGATTTTCACTCAG ATTTGTGAGGAGATTGGTGTGAAGAACCCCGTCAACGTCAAAATGTTCACAGGAAAGA GTGGTGCAGCTCCCAGTGACCGCAGTGCTTCAGGGCTGCTGGAGTGGGAGTCCATCAATGATGCCATGGAGGCCCTGGCCATGATGAACCACTACCAGATGAAAAACGCAG TTATGACAGTTGTCTCAACCCGAAAAACAG ctGGTCCTTACCCTTACACCCTCAAACTGTGCTTCTCCACTGTGCAGCACGCCAACTGA
- the LOC115017609 gene encoding heterogeneous nuclear ribonucleoprotein L-like isoform X3: MATAASRYYSEDGRATKRQKTDGMATGYEDPHKTLPSVVVHVRGLVDGVTEADLVEALQEFGAISYVVVMPKKRQALVEYEDMNGSSTAVTYAADNQVYIAGHPAFINYSTSQKISRPGDSDDSRSVNNVLLLTIMNPIYPITTDVLYTICNNCGPVQRIVIFRKNGVQAMVEFDSVQSAQRAKASLNGADIYSGCCTLKIEYAKPTRLNVFKNDQDTWDYTNPNLGGPDGDADGNGSNSVETDDVNANPNKRQRQPALLGDHPPEYGGGYHGYDESYGSPPYEGRRMGPPMRGRGGRNFGPGYGPPPPPPGEYGGHAESPVVMLYGLEPVKMNADRVFNIFCLYGNVERVKFMKSKPGAAMVEMGDCYAVDRAITHLNNNFLFGQRLNVCVSKQQAIVPGQCYELEDGSSSFKDFHGSRNNRFTSPEQAAKNRIQHPSNVLHFFNAQPDVTPEIFTQICEEIGVKNPVNVKMFTGKSGAAPSDRSASGLLEWESINDAMEALAMMNHYQMKNAAGPYPYTLKLCFSTVQHAN, encoded by the exons ATGGCTACTGCAGCGAGCCGTTACTACAGCGAAGACGGCAGGGCAACGAAACGACAGAAAACCGACGGAATGGCCACG GGATACGAAGATCCACACAAGACCCTTCCGTCTGTGGTGGTGCACGTCCGGGGGCTGGTCGATGGTGTTACAGAGGCTGACCTTGTTGAGGCCTTGCAAGAATTTGGAGCAATCAG ctATGTGGTGGTGATGCCTAAGAAGCGCCAGGCACTGGTCGAGTACGAAGACATGAACGGATCATCCACGGCCGTAACCTATGCTGCAGACAACCAAGTTTACATCGCCGGCCACCCGGCCTTTATCAACTACTCCACCAGCCAGAAGATCTCCAGGCCGGGAGACTCTGATGACTCGAGAAGTGTTAACAATGTTCTTCTGCTCACCATCATGAACCCCATCTACCCCATCACCACG GATGTCCTCTACACCATCTGCAACAACTGTGGGCCTGTCCAGAGAATCGTCATCTTCAGGAAGAACGGCGTCCAGGCGATGGTTGA ATTTGACTCTGTGCAAAGTGCCCAGCGGGCCAAGGCCTCACTCAACGGAGCAGATATCTACTCTGGCTGCTGCACGCTGAAGATCGAGTATGCGAAG CCCACTCGTCTGAATGTGTTCAAGAATGACCAAGACACCTGGGACTACACAAACCCCAACCTGGGAGGCCCAG ATGGTGACGCAGATGGCAATGGGAGCAATTCAG tcgaaacag ATGACGTAAATGCCAACCCCAACAAGCGGCAGAGACAGCCGGCTTTGCTGGGCGACCACCCTCCAGAGTACG GAGGTGGCTACCATGGTTACGACGAGAGCTACGGGTCCCCACCCTACGAGGGTCGTCGCATGGGTCCACCAATGAGAGGGCGTGGAGGGAGAAACTTCGGGCCAGGCTACggacctcctccccctcctcctggcGAGTATGGTGGCCACGCTGAGTCTCCGGTTGTCATGTTGTACGGATTGGAGCCTGTGAAGATGAACGCCGACCGTGTCTTCAACATCTTTTGTCTCTATGGCAATGTAGAGCGG GTGAAGTTCATGAAGAGTAAGCCTGGGGCTGCCATGGTGGAAATGGGAGACTGCTATGCAGTGGACCGTGCAATCACTCACCTCAACAACAACTTCCTCTTTGGACAGAGACTGAATGTGTG tGTGTCCAAGCAGCAAGCCATCGTACCTGGTCAGTGCTATGAGCTGGAGGATGGCTCGAGCAGTTTCAAGGACTTCCACGGCTCCAGGAACAACCGGTTCACCTCGCCGGAACAGGCGGCCAAAAACCGCATCCAACACCCGAGCAACGTGTTGCACTTCTTTAACGCCCAGCCAGACGTCACGCCAGAGATTTTCACTCAG ATTTGTGAGGAGATTGGTGTGAAGAACCCCGTCAACGTCAAAATGTTCACAGGAAAGA GTGGTGCAGCTCCCAGTGACCGCAGTGCTTCAGGGCTGCTGGAGTGGGAGTCCATCAATGATGCCATGGAGGCCCTGGCCATGATGAACCACTACCAGATGAAAAACGCAG ctGGTCCTTACCCTTACACCCTCAAACTGTGCTTCTCCACTGTGCAGCACGCCAACTGA
- the LOC115017609 gene encoding heterogeneous nuclear ribonucleoprotein L-like isoform X2 → MATAASRYYSEDGRATKRQKTDGMATGYEDPHKTLPSVVVHVRGLVDGVTEADLVEALQEFGAISYVVVMPKKRQALVEYEDMNGSSTAVTYAADNQVYIAGHPAFINYSTSQKISRPGDSDDSRSVNNVLLLTIMNPIYPITTDVLYTICNNCGPVQRIVIFRKNGVQAMVEFDSVQSAQRAKASLNGADIYSGCCTLKIEYAKPTRLNVFKNDQDTWDYTNPNLGGPDGDADGNGSNSDDVNANPNKRQRQPALLGDHPPEYGGGYHGYDESYGSPPYEGRRMGPPMRGRGGRNFGPGYGPPPPPPGEYGGHAESPVVMLYGLEPVKMNADRVFNIFCLYGNVERVKFMKSKPGAAMVEMGDCYAVDRAITHLNNNFLFGQRLNVCVSKQQAIVPGQCYELEDGSSSFKDFHGSRNNRFTSPEQAAKNRIQHPSNVLHFFNAQPDVTPEIFTQICEEIGVKNPVNVKMFTGKSGAAPSDRSASGLLEWESINDAMEALAMMNHYQMKNAVMTVVSTRKTAGPYPYTLKLCFSTVQHAN, encoded by the exons ATGGCTACTGCAGCGAGCCGTTACTACAGCGAAGACGGCAGGGCAACGAAACGACAGAAAACCGACGGAATGGCCACG GGATACGAAGATCCACACAAGACCCTTCCGTCTGTGGTGGTGCACGTCCGGGGGCTGGTCGATGGTGTTACAGAGGCTGACCTTGTTGAGGCCTTGCAAGAATTTGGAGCAATCAG ctATGTGGTGGTGATGCCTAAGAAGCGCCAGGCACTGGTCGAGTACGAAGACATGAACGGATCATCCACGGCCGTAACCTATGCTGCAGACAACCAAGTTTACATCGCCGGCCACCCGGCCTTTATCAACTACTCCACCAGCCAGAAGATCTCCAGGCCGGGAGACTCTGATGACTCGAGAAGTGTTAACAATGTTCTTCTGCTCACCATCATGAACCCCATCTACCCCATCACCACG GATGTCCTCTACACCATCTGCAACAACTGTGGGCCTGTCCAGAGAATCGTCATCTTCAGGAAGAACGGCGTCCAGGCGATGGTTGA ATTTGACTCTGTGCAAAGTGCCCAGCGGGCCAAGGCCTCACTCAACGGAGCAGATATCTACTCTGGCTGCTGCACGCTGAAGATCGAGTATGCGAAG CCCACTCGTCTGAATGTGTTCAAGAATGACCAAGACACCTGGGACTACACAAACCCCAACCTGGGAGGCCCAG ATGGTGACGCAGATGGCAATGGGAGCAATTCAG ATGACGTAAATGCCAACCCCAACAAGCGGCAGAGACAGCCGGCTTTGCTGGGCGACCACCCTCCAGAGTACG GAGGTGGCTACCATGGTTACGACGAGAGCTACGGGTCCCCACCCTACGAGGGTCGTCGCATGGGTCCACCAATGAGAGGGCGTGGAGGGAGAAACTTCGGGCCAGGCTACggacctcctccccctcctcctggcGAGTATGGTGGCCACGCTGAGTCTCCGGTTGTCATGTTGTACGGATTGGAGCCTGTGAAGATGAACGCCGACCGTGTCTTCAACATCTTTTGTCTCTATGGCAATGTAGAGCGG GTGAAGTTCATGAAGAGTAAGCCTGGGGCTGCCATGGTGGAAATGGGAGACTGCTATGCAGTGGACCGTGCAATCACTCACCTCAACAACAACTTCCTCTTTGGACAGAGACTGAATGTGTG tGTGTCCAAGCAGCAAGCCATCGTACCTGGTCAGTGCTATGAGCTGGAGGATGGCTCGAGCAGTTTCAAGGACTTCCACGGCTCCAGGAACAACCGGTTCACCTCGCCGGAACAGGCGGCCAAAAACCGCATCCAACACCCGAGCAACGTGTTGCACTTCTTTAACGCCCAGCCAGACGTCACGCCAGAGATTTTCACTCAG ATTTGTGAGGAGATTGGTGTGAAGAACCCCGTCAACGTCAAAATGTTCACAGGAAAGA GTGGTGCAGCTCCCAGTGACCGCAGTGCTTCAGGGCTGCTGGAGTGGGAGTCCATCAATGATGCCATGGAGGCCCTGGCCATGATGAACCACTACCAGATGAAAAACGCAG TTATGACAGTTGTCTCAACCCGAAAAACAG ctGGTCCTTACCCTTACACCCTCAAACTGTGCTTCTCCACTGTGCAGCACGCCAACTGA